The region GAATGCGTAGTCGCGCTTTGCCGCTTCGGGATGCTGCTGCAGGCGCATGGCGCCGGCAAAGGCGATCATGGCGCCGTTGTCGGTGCAGAATTCCAGCTCCGGATAAAAGACCTGATAGCGCCGCTTGGCCGCGGCGGCGTTGAGGCCTTCACGCAATTGCTTGTTGGCGCCGACGCCGCCGGCGATCACGAGGCGCTTCATGCCGGTGTGCTTGAGCGCGTTCATGCATTTTGCCACCAGCACGTCGACAAGGGCGTCGACGAAGGCGCGCGCGATGTTGGCCTTGTCCTGTTCGCAGATGTTGGTGGTCTGGTTCTTGACCACGGTCAACACAGCGGTCTTCAGGCCGGAAAAGCTGAAGTCGAAATTCTTGGAGTGCAGCATCGGACGCGGCAACTGATACACGCCCGGATCGCCGAACTCGGCCAGCCGCGAAATCGCCGGACCGCCCGGATAGCCGAGACCGAGCAGCTTGGCCGACTTGTCGAAGGCTTCGCCGGCGGCGTCGTCGAGGGTTTCGCCGAGCAGTTCGTATTGGCCGACGCCGTCCACGCGCATCAATTGCGTATGGCCGCCCGACACCAGCAGCGCCACGAACGGGAACTGCGGCGGGTTGGACGACAGCAGCGGCGACAGCAGGTGACCTTCCAGGTGATGCACGCCGAGCACCGGCTTGTCGAGCGAGAGGCCGAGGCCGCAGGCAACCGATGCGCCCACCAGCAGGGCGCCGGCCAGGCCGGGACCTTGCGTGTAGGCGATGGCGTCGATATCGCCATGGGCGATGCCGCTTTGTTCGAAGACTTGCCTGAGCAGGGGAATCGCACGCCGGACGTGGTCGCGCGAGGCCAGTTCAGGGACCACGCCGCCGTATTCCTGGTGCATCGCGATTTGCGAATGCAAGGCATGGGCGAGCAGGCCTCTTTGCGTGTCGTATAACGCCAGACCGGTTTCATCGCAGGAGGATTCGACGCCGAGAACTATCATGGATTGCAGCAGGGAAAACAGTGGGGACGCGTGTGCGTCCGAAGGCGCTATTGTAAAGGAAAGGCGCGCACAGCCACGGCGGCGCACAAGATGCGTCGCATGGTGTACCCTTGCGCTCATCAAAAACGGCAGCAATACGAGAGTACGATCATGACGGAATCAGGCAAGGAAATGCTGGCTGCGGCCCGCTTCATCAAGGAGATCGGACGCGGCAAGGATGGCGCACGGAGTTTGTCGCGCGACGATGCGCAACTGCTGTACGGCGCCATGCTGGATGGTCGCGTCAGCGATCTCGAACTCGGCGCTATCCTGTTGGCCATGCGCGTCAAGGGGGAGTCGGTGGAAGAAATTGCCGGTTTCCTGGCCGCCGCCGAAGCCTCGTTCACGCCGTTGCAGGCGCCGCTGGGCGACTACGCGCCGGTGGTGATTCCGAGCTACAACGGCTCGCGCCACATGGCCAACCTGACTCCCTTGCTGGCGTTGCTGCTGGCGCGCGAAGGCGTGCCGGTGCTGATGCACGGTGTGACGCAGGATCCGCAACGCGTCACCAGCGCAGAGATTTTCGAAGCGCTCGGGATCCATCATGCGATCGGTCCGCACGAAGCCGAAGCCGCGCTGGCCAACCGGCAACCGGCGTTCATCCCGATTCAGGTGCTGGCGCCGAAGTTGGCGCGCCTGTTGGCGATGCGCCGCCTACTCGGCGTGCGCAATTCGACGCATACGCTGGTCAAGATCATGCAGCCGTTTGCCGCGCCGGCTTTGCGCCTGACCTCGTACACGCATCCCGAATACCTGGAAATGCTCGGCAAGTATTTTGTCGGCGCAGCGCCGGCACAGCGCGGGGATGCTTTCCTGATGCGCGGCACCGAAGGAGAGACCGTTGCCAATGCGCGGCGCGCGCAGCAGATTGACTGGTTCCATGGCGCCGAACGCACGCTGCTGGTGGAGAAGCAAAAAGTGGCGGAAGAGATTCCGGACTTGCCGGAGGGTAGGGATGCCGCTGCGACGGCGCGCTGGATTGAGGCGGTGCTGCGCGGTGAGAAAAGCGTACCGATTGCGATCGCCGAACAGGTCGGGCATTGCATGGC is a window of Herbaspirillum hiltneri N3 DNA encoding:
- the tsaD gene encoding tRNA (adenosine(37)-N6)-threonylcarbamoyltransferase complex transferase subunit TsaD, translating into MIVLGVESSCDETGLALYDTQRGLLAHALHSQIAMHQEYGGVVPELASRDHVRRAIPLLRQVFEQSGIAHGDIDAIAYTQGPGLAGALLVGASVACGLGLSLDKPVLGVHHLEGHLLSPLLSSNPPQFPFVALLVSGGHTQLMRVDGVGQYELLGETLDDAAGEAFDKSAKLLGLGYPGGPAISRLAEFGDPGVYQLPRPMLHSKNFDFSFSGLKTAVLTVVKNQTTNICEQDKANIARAFVDALVDVLVAKCMNALKHTGMKRLVIAGGVGANKQLREGLNAAAAKRRYQVFYPELEFCTDNGAMIAFAGAMRLQQHPEAAKRDYAFSVRPRWPLDEINT
- the ybiB gene encoding DNA-binding protein YbiB — its product is MTESGKEMLAAARFIKEIGRGKDGARSLSRDDAQLLYGAMLDGRVSDLELGAILLAMRVKGESVEEIAGFLAAAEASFTPLQAPLGDYAPVVIPSYNGSRHMANLTPLLALLLAREGVPVLMHGVTQDPQRVTSAEIFEALGIHHAIGPHEAEAALANRQPAFIPIQVLAPKLARLLAMRRLLGVRNSTHTLVKIMQPFAAPALRLTSYTHPEYLEMLGKYFVGAAPAQRGDAFLMRGTEGETVANARRAQQIDWFHGAERTLLVEKQKVAEEIPDLPEGRDAAATARWIEAVLRGEKSVPIAIAEQVGHCMAVSRAIKARTP